The proteins below are encoded in one region of Bremerella sp. P1:
- a CDS encoding PVC-type heme-binding CxxCH protein → MRIWFALLFPFFTIPLVAAGNDDLPIVPEGFQVDVVAREPMVSNPCVMAFDKLGRICVAQGPQWRGPTRQTPGDRVDILLDDNADGIADRRQTFAEGFNSIQGIAWYGNDLWVANAPDLTVVRDTDGDDQADQYIRVYTGLGNLEHSLHGLNFGPDGKLYMSKGNSKGYNRLDQLAPKVFREMWGLPSPEGAPDYTPLEVFTKDTYQRKYHTPQDDWGQQGGILRCRPYEDDQLFAQDLEIISRGFRNPWDIAYDDHFNWLGTDNDQTQGDKIFAPFYGAHFGWGHPWSFHWTGKDHLPTVPASAPLFEGSGSGVIHYHASQFPEAYRNMFFVGDWMRREVYAFRPQWDGALMRCEGEFPPVFAHADGGRSLPSSSGRVFEPTDIEVGPDGALYVLSWGQAYGATIQDGKQVDAGRVYRIRYTGNPLVKWHSEHRQKPIPEWTFDQLLSDLGSDVPGWRVNAQNELLRRGEPAERLLLEAWEDQSLSPSQQTWILWTIGRFLKSDGTDDFLASIVSDANASRSSRIQALRILAYRAGEFTPTKPLPQVAKQLLASQDARLRHAAVDAIWQADQSQWNDDLVHLAAHETDRIVYYAVWNALRELASPQQRKEWLSDPRPGVRQAVLLGLFHDDAIDGEEATPFRQDPDAQVASLTNTWLEKTGKAEPLVRFDPPAGEYAGTIDVTISTPVPGAFLTYTLDGSLPTYTSSRVQGPIHIEQTSQLRVAINRGNEGGSQFSAADYDIREVVHYRHRPFVTSPQSRTGRHYELDWEGLLPGKRHYTDRDYVIRQVPSELANLPFLRMANNDDRSSGAEFLSFELLEPCDIIVGVDARNPEPLAWMNVNQADGFEDMELELATTDPIFRLYRKHFSPGTVTLGGNTNHPQTDTGRGHYLVIFDRQILPSPGPKKKVTLEDALAKFATADPERGRELFLHPHGAGCFKCHRMEGIGDVLAPDLSDIGSRAKTPQVLIESILEPSKVITEGFAQQQILTFDGKVVTGAVVEETGRSLSVVGSDAVLQVIDKQDIEARKGSHVSPMPSGFGEMMNAQQIADVAAWLMTQQVIGDRDGFSFKETQNQVDIYFANQRIGTYLKQHPKLTRRALVNVTTPSGIQVTRNFPPRKPEDIDPGYSAEEGIIHPVMHPGIWIGFGDVNGNDYWRLQSKVIFDSWEQPLQGDRNSGSFTALNRLMSQDGNQVVCTETTRYEFQRVDEGIVLRLSAEYRSDDHDFYFGDQEESGLAIRVASPIRVQGGGGTIVNDRGEINAAAMWGKPAKWFDYFATINKRRVGLVVVSSSENTRPSWLHARDYGVVVTNPFPKQPKERREPYVKTWVKRGEPLHLSYMILIYDISPDDLAGHQHVIESFLSSGR, encoded by the coding sequence ATGAGAATTTGGTTTGCCCTCCTCTTCCCGTTCTTCACGATTCCCCTTGTCGCTGCTGGCAACGATGACCTACCGATTGTTCCCGAAGGATTTCAGGTGGATGTCGTCGCCCGTGAACCGATGGTGAGCAATCCCTGCGTCATGGCGTTTGATAAGCTTGGGCGAATTTGTGTTGCCCAAGGCCCGCAGTGGCGCGGCCCGACACGTCAAACGCCGGGCGACCGAGTCGATATCTTGCTGGACGATAACGCGGATGGGATTGCCGATCGTCGCCAGACATTCGCCGAGGGGTTCAATTCCATTCAAGGCATCGCTTGGTACGGCAATGATCTTTGGGTGGCCAATGCCCCGGACCTGACCGTCGTACGCGATACCGATGGCGACGACCAGGCCGATCAATACATTCGCGTATACACCGGTCTGGGAAACCTCGAACACTCACTACACGGCTTGAACTTCGGCCCCGATGGCAAGCTTTACATGTCGAAGGGGAACTCCAAAGGATATAACCGTTTGGATCAATTGGCTCCGAAGGTTTTTCGGGAAATGTGGGGACTGCCTTCCCCAGAAGGAGCTCCGGATTACACACCGCTGGAGGTCTTCACGAAAGACACCTATCAGCGAAAGTATCACACGCCGCAAGATGATTGGGGCCAGCAAGGCGGCATTCTCCGCTGTAGACCTTATGAAGACGACCAACTATTCGCCCAGGATCTTGAGATCATATCGCGCGGCTTTCGCAACCCGTGGGATATCGCTTACGACGACCACTTCAACTGGTTAGGCACCGATAACGACCAGACCCAAGGGGACAAGATCTTCGCACCCTTCTACGGAGCGCACTTTGGCTGGGGCCATCCCTGGAGCTTTCACTGGACGGGCAAAGACCACCTGCCAACCGTTCCGGCAAGTGCTCCGCTGTTCGAAGGCTCTGGTTCCGGTGTCATCCACTATCATGCCAGCCAATTTCCCGAAGCCTATCGCAACATGTTCTTCGTGGGCGACTGGATGCGGCGAGAAGTCTACGCCTTTCGACCGCAATGGGATGGCGCGTTGATGCGTTGCGAAGGGGAGTTTCCGCCTGTGTTCGCGCATGCCGATGGCGGCCGTTCGCTGCCGTCGAGCTCAGGCCGCGTGTTCGAGCCGACCGATATCGAAGTTGGGCCCGATGGAGCGTTATATGTATTGAGTTGGGGACAAGCCTACGGGGCGACGATTCAAGATGGAAAACAAGTCGACGCGGGGCGTGTCTATCGCATCCGGTATACTGGCAATCCGCTGGTCAAGTGGCACAGCGAGCACCGACAGAAGCCGATCCCGGAGTGGACCTTCGATCAACTTCTAAGCGATCTTGGCAGTGACGTACCCGGGTGGAGAGTGAATGCCCAGAACGAACTGCTTCGCCGTGGTGAGCCAGCGGAACGGCTCCTTCTCGAAGCGTGGGAGGATCAATCCCTATCGCCGTCGCAGCAAACCTGGATTCTCTGGACGATCGGGAGATTTTTGAAGTCAGATGGGACTGATGACTTTCTAGCTTCCATTGTGAGTGACGCCAACGCTTCGCGGAGTTCGCGCATTCAAGCACTTCGCATCCTGGCCTATCGTGCTGGCGAATTCACTCCAACCAAACCGCTTCCGCAAGTCGCAAAGCAACTTCTCGCTTCCCAAGATGCACGACTACGGCACGCGGCAGTCGATGCGATCTGGCAAGCCGATCAGTCCCAATGGAATGACGATCTTGTTCATCTCGCCGCCCATGAAACAGACCGAATCGTCTACTATGCAGTCTGGAATGCGCTGCGTGAACTGGCCTCACCCCAACAACGCAAAGAGTGGCTCAGCGATCCGCGGCCAGGCGTTCGCCAGGCTGTGCTACTGGGGCTGTTTCACGACGACGCAATCGACGGAGAGGAAGCTACGCCTTTTCGACAAGATCCCGACGCACAGGTTGCGTCTCTGACCAATACCTGGCTTGAAAAGACCGGCAAAGCGGAGCCACTCGTACGATTTGACCCGCCAGCAGGCGAATACGCCGGAACCATAGATGTCACCATCAGCACGCCGGTCCCAGGGGCCTTTTTGACGTACACGCTCGATGGTTCATTGCCGACGTATACCTCTTCTCGGGTCCAAGGGCCAATTCACATTGAACAAACCAGCCAACTTCGTGTGGCCATTAATCGTGGCAACGAAGGGGGCAGTCAGTTTTCCGCAGCCGACTATGACATTCGTGAGGTTGTCCATTATCGGCATCGACCATTTGTGACTTCGCCCCAGTCACGTACGGGACGCCATTATGAATTGGACTGGGAAGGGTTGTTGCCTGGCAAGCGTCACTACACGGATCGCGACTATGTGATCCGACAAGTGCCAAGCGAGCTTGCCAATCTCCCCTTTTTACGTATGGCCAACAATGATGATCGATCGAGCGGTGCGGAGTTCCTTTCGTTCGAGCTTCTCGAACCTTGTGACATCATCGTGGGAGTCGACGCACGCAACCCTGAGCCGCTTGCGTGGATGAACGTGAACCAAGCGGACGGGTTCGAGGACATGGAGTTGGAACTGGCGACGACCGATCCGATCTTTCGGCTGTACCGCAAACACTTCTCGCCAGGAACGGTTACCCTTGGAGGCAATACGAACCATCCTCAGACCGATACCGGTCGAGGGCACTACCTGGTAATTTTCGATCGACAAATCCTCCCGTCGCCTGGCCCGAAAAAGAAGGTCACGCTCGAGGATGCTCTGGCCAAGTTTGCGACGGCAGATCCCGAGCGAGGGCGAGAGCTGTTCCTGCATCCTCACGGAGCCGGCTGCTTCAAGTGTCATCGTATGGAAGGAATCGGCGATGTGCTGGCCCCCGACCTTTCTGATATTGGAAGCCGAGCGAAGACTCCCCAGGTATTGATCGAATCGATTCTGGAACCCAGCAAGGTGATTACCGAGGGCTTCGCCCAGCAACAGATCCTGACGTTTGACGGCAAGGTAGTCACCGGTGCCGTCGTCGAAGAAACCGGGCGATCGCTAAGCGTTGTCGGTTCCGATGCGGTCCTGCAGGTTATCGACAAACAGGATATTGAAGCACGAAAGGGTTCCCACGTTTCTCCCATGCCCAGCGGCTTCGGCGAGATGATGAATGCGCAGCAGATCGCGGATGTCGCGGCATGGCTAATGACACAGCAAGTGATCGGTGATCGCGATGGTTTTTCATTCAAGGAGACGCAGAACCAAGTCGACATCTATTTTGCCAATCAGCGTATCGGGACCTACCTCAAGCAGCACCCCAAGCTTACCCGCCGTGCGTTGGTCAATGTGACAACCCCCAGCGGAATCCAAGTCACTCGCAACTTTCCGCCGCGCAAACCGGAAGACATCGACCCTGGCTACTCTGCCGAAGAGGGTATCATTCACCCGGTGATGCACCCGGGAATCTGGATCGGGTTCGGTGACGTCAACGGAAACGACTATTGGCGACTGCAGTCCAAAGTCATCTTTGACAGCTGGGAGCAGCCGCTCCAAGGCGACCGAAATTCCGGTAGTTTCACCGCTCTAAACCGCTTGATGAGTCAGGATGGGAACCAGGTTGTTTGCACGGAGACAACACGCTACGAATTCCAGCGAGTCGATGAGGGAATCGTCCTGCGTCTTTCGGCAGAGTACCGTTCTGACGACCACGACTTTTACTTCGGCGACCAGGAGGAGTCTGGCCTCGCTATTCGTGTGGCGTCACCTATCCGAGTTCAAGGTGGCGGCGGAACGATTGTGAATGATCGGGGTGAAATTAACGCGGCAGCCATGTGGGGCAAACCAGCCAAGTGGTTCGACTACTTCGCCACGATCAACAAGCGTCGAGTCGGCCTCGTCGTCGTGTCGAGCAGTGAAAACACTCGGCCGTCGTGGCTGCATGCTCGCGACTACGGCGTGGTGGTTACCAACCCGTTTCCCAAGCAGCCCAAAGAGCGTCGCGAGCCGTACGTGAAGACGTGGGTCAAACGCGGGGAGCCACTTCACCTTTCCTATATGATCCTGATCTACGATATCTCTCCGGACGACCTGGCAGGCCATCAACATGTCATCGAATCGTTTTTAAGCTCGGGTAGGTGA
- a CDS encoding LacI family DNA-binding transcriptional regulator: MPATVKDVAKAAEVSIGTVSRVLSGEPTVAEATARRVLEAVEKLGYSRLRKKRPAGVGQQLTKKNIAMLLLGMDRSLVNLPSVACGIHGAESALSSAGANVLISDLPHVKDIPKSLASPTLHGVLAKAALQGKLIASADQELIARLRKIPTVWFLGRPQGADWGDVVESNDIEVGRLAADYLIEMGHRQIAIVDPKPDHVTFSQRCASFSWFATQHGAHVENIFGESSDWQLPLQPVRHVELVDELVGKLQKLRKKPTAIFCPADCVAAMVYRACSRRGTKIGKEISLISCNNELPLLTGLYPEVTTIDICAEQIGRQAVEQLIWRFDHPDSPIVSVSVKPLLVEGMSVARLTRSNK, encoded by the coding sequence ATGCCCGCGACGGTGAAAGACGTGGCCAAAGCGGCCGAAGTTTCAATCGGCACGGTTAGTCGCGTGCTGAGTGGCGAGCCCACTGTTGCAGAAGCGACGGCCCGTCGCGTCTTGGAAGCGGTCGAAAAGTTGGGCTATTCACGACTGCGAAAGAAAAGGCCAGCTGGCGTGGGGCAGCAGCTGACCAAGAAGAACATCGCCATGCTGTTGCTGGGCATGGATCGCTCGTTGGTAAACTTGCCGTCGGTTGCTTGCGGAATCCATGGGGCAGAGTCAGCACTCTCCTCCGCAGGTGCCAATGTCTTGATCTCGGACTTGCCGCATGTGAAAGACATTCCCAAGTCACTTGCGTCACCAACCTTGCACGGAGTACTGGCAAAGGCGGCACTTCAAGGGAAGTTGATCGCATCGGCCGACCAGGAGTTGATTGCCCGTCTACGTAAGATTCCGACCGTTTGGTTTCTGGGCCGACCACAAGGGGCCGACTGGGGTGATGTGGTTGAGTCGAACGATATCGAAGTGGGCCGGCTGGCAGCCGACTACTTGATCGAGATGGGACACCGGCAGATCGCGATCGTCGATCCGAAGCCCGATCATGTAACGTTCAGTCAGCGCTGTGCAAGCTTCTCATGGTTTGCCACTCAGCATGGAGCGCACGTTGAAAACATCTTTGGCGAAAGCTCGGATTGGCAGCTTCCGCTGCAACCGGTTCGCCATGTCGAACTGGTCGACGAGCTTGTCGGCAAACTGCAAAAGCTTCGCAAGAAGCCGACCGCCATCTTTTGCCCTGCGGATTGTGTAGCCGCCATGGTCTACCGGGCATGCTCGCGCCGCGGTACCAAGATCGGCAAAGAGATCAGCCTGATCTCCTGCAATAACGAACTTCCTCTTCTTACCGGACTTTATCCGGAAGTCACAACGATTGACATCTGCGCCGAGCAAATTGGTCGACAGGCAGTCGAGCAATTGATTTGGCGTTTTGACCACCCCGACTCGCCGATCGTTTCCGTGTCGGTGAAGCCTTTACTGGTCGAAGGGATGTCCGTTGCCCGCCTCACCAGGAGTAACAAATGA